One region of Streptococcus salivarius genomic DNA includes:
- a CDS encoding galactofuranosyltransferase produces the protein MKYYLKEEFLHDNNVKNAGNKARNDVEEIVKREGYQALVLSVDNWYEMSTVKAQLHKSKAFGQALDQLQQGDELLIQFPMLHHSFFTTHHVKKAQKKGVKVNFIIHDLEALRYVNVENFPLKHKIRIQIQESGLLGAADGIIAHNPIMKSVLVDKGIEADKIVSLGIFDYLIPNFQEKTGLTKNQPIIVAGNLAQEKAGYLYSLPAEPAYNLYGVGFDESRALANETYFGSFLPDELPAALEGGFGLVWDGDSAETCSGVFGEYLRYNNSHKASLYLASGFPLVVWKQSALSHFVLENDCGIAVESLHDLKATIDNLSDTDYQDLLENTKRVGKGIRDGHYLLTALNNLK, from the coding sequence ATGAAATACTATTTAAAAGAAGAATTTTTACACGATAACAATGTTAAAAATGCAGGAAATAAGGCTCGTAATGACGTTGAAGAAATTGTAAAGAGAGAGGGCTATCAAGCCTTGGTTCTTTCAGTTGACAATTGGTACGAGATGAGCACTGTTAAAGCACAGCTTCATAAATCAAAGGCTTTTGGTCAGGCTTTGGATCAATTGCAACAAGGAGATGAATTGCTTATTCAATTCCCGATGCTTCACCATAGCTTTTTTACAACACATCATGTCAAGAAAGCGCAGAAAAAAGGGGTAAAAGTTAATTTTATTATCCACGATTTAGAAGCTCTTCGTTATGTCAATGTTGAAAATTTCCCTTTAAAGCATAAGATTCGTATTCAGATTCAAGAATCAGGTCTTCTTGGTGCAGCAGATGGTATCATCGCCCACAATCCAATTATGAAATCTGTTTTAGTTGATAAAGGGATTGAGGCAGATAAGATTGTTAGTCTTGGCATTTTCGACTATTTGATTCCAAATTTCCAAGAGAAGACTGGTCTTACTAAGAATCAGCCGATTATTGTGGCTGGTAATTTGGCACAAGAAAAGGCTGGTTATCTTTACTCTCTTCCTGCAGAACCTGCTTATAATCTTTATGGTGTTGGCTTCGACGAGAGCAGAGCTCTTGCAAATGAGACCTACTTTGGTTCATTCCTACCTGATGAGCTTCCTGCAGCCCTTGAAGGTGGTTTTGGACTTGTCTGGGATGGTGATAGTGCTGAAACATGTAGTGGTGTTTTTGGTGAGTACCTTCGCTACAACAACTCTCATAAGGCTTCCCTTTACTTGGCATCAGGCTTCCCGCTTGTAGTTTGGAAACAGTCAGCCTTGTCTCACTTTGTGCTTGAGAATGATTGTGGGATTGCAGTAGAGTCGCTTCATGATTTGAAGGCTACCATTGACAATCTTTCAGATACTGATTACCAAGATTTGCTTGAAAATACTAAGCGTGTTGGTAAAGGTATTCGTGATGGTCACTACCTACTTACCGCATTGAACAATTTGAAATAA
- a CDS encoding phosphodiester glycosidase family protein has protein sequence MKLKNILRILFSLLMIGAIVGGLLYLTIYFNNRDIKKLSMPSNKDGLSFTIKNKELLDQSVLLEKGTIKNVDMQILSFKKDGKYVLQKGRTEDDNPELTEQSIKYEAKRRDALALINAGFWSYEGLDRPFAQKEIELGKTGLLYGDDQNNITAGTYPNIDTAKMFTHMGSNGWDTGAFGIIIKDKKVDKTWEKGDPDQPNARSIYVETYDGIIRIIQTYGHNSLNKGLNHQDVYNLLKNLGYSNIRLAFLLDGGGTTRMYTRSDNGTEKVAGAFVDNRTYIEYLYLTKRDSNATDPNVWRDPELVKAGKSKSITYDDYIKAIYSNGKVSGTQYQFKISK, from the coding sequence ATGAAATTGAAGAATATTTTAAGAATACTGTTTTCTCTTCTAATGATTGGTGCCATCGTTGGGGGACTGCTCTACCTCACCATCTACTTCAACAACCGAGATATTAAGAAGCTTTCCATGCCATCAAATAAGGATGGATTGAGCTTTACCATAAAAAATAAAGAGCTCTTAGATCAGTCTGTCCTACTTGAAAAAGGCACTATTAAAAATGTAGACATGCAGATTCTATCCTTCAAGAAGGACGGAAAATATGTCCTACAAAAAGGAAGAACCGAAGATGATAATCCTGAACTCACAGAGCAAAGTATTAAGTATGAAGCCAAACGTCGAGATGCCCTTGCCCTCATTAACGCTGGTTTCTGGTCCTACGAAGGGTTAGATCGTCCTTTCGCTCAAAAGGAAATCGAATTGGGCAAAACAGGCCTTCTATATGGAGATGATCAAAATAATATCACTGCCGGAACCTACCCAAATATAGACACTGCTAAAATGTTTACTCACATGGGAAGTAATGGTTGGGATACAGGCGCCTTTGGTATTATCATTAAGGATAAAAAGGTAGATAAAACCTGGGAGAAAGGTGACCCCGACCAACCAAATGCCCGTTCTATTTACGTAGAAACCTATGACGGTATTATCCGTATTATCCAAACCTATGGTCACAACTCCCTCAATAAGGGCTTGAATCACCAAGACGTATACAACCTTTTAAAAAATTTAGGCTACTCGAATATTCGTCTTGCCTTCCTGCTAGATGGTGGAGGAACGACTCGTATGTATACACGATCTGATAATGGTACGGAAAAGGTTGCTGGGGCCTTTGTCGACAATAGAACCTACATTGAGTACCTCTATCTCACCAAGCGAGATAGCAATGCTACTGACCCAAATGTATGGCGAGATCCTGAACTCGTAAAAGCAGGTAAGTCCAAGTCAATTACTTATGACGACTATATTAAAGCAATCTACTCAAACGGAAAAGTTTCAGGAACCCAATACCAGTTTAAAATCTCCAAATAA
- a CDS encoding Cof-type HAD-IIB family hydrolase translates to MTIKVIATDMDGTFLDDKGSYDKERFSQILDAMAARDMHFVVASGNSMSRLKPMFAETFDRLHFVAENGGQVVSYGKLLCQEFMASNDVENLLSYFNYDLLDRPTIFNGAQGSYMLKGTRVNFAEMITEEEQAAMEASIQRLNGLEDLDDDFIKITMLLSPEEANRVSQAFNRDFDGNLVAVPSGFGAIDFIQKGMHKAWGLKQLLNHWDLSENNIMAFGDGDNDLELLQMAGRSYAMENASPAILQVADQIAPHHKNQGVLTILEDYLGLS, encoded by the coding sequence ATGACCATTAAGGTGATTGCAACAGATATGGATGGAACATTTTTAGACGATAAAGGGAGCTATGACAAGGAGCGTTTTAGTCAGATTTTAGATGCTATGGCTGCGCGTGATATGCACTTTGTCGTTGCATCAGGTAATAGTATGAGTCGCCTTAAACCCATGTTTGCGGAGACTTTTGACCGCCTGCATTTTGTAGCCGAAAATGGTGGTCAGGTGGTTAGCTATGGCAAGCTTCTATGTCAGGAGTTTATGGCATCAAATGATGTTGAAAACTTGCTAAGCTATTTTAATTATGATTTGTTGGATAGGCCGACTATATTTAATGGTGCTCAAGGCTCCTATATGTTAAAAGGGACTAGGGTTAATTTTGCTGAGATGATAACAGAAGAAGAGCAAGCCGCCATGGAAGCATCCATTCAACGTTTGAATGGGCTGGAGGATTTAGATGATGATTTCATCAAGATTACCATGTTGCTCAGTCCTGAAGAGGCTAATCGTGTGTCACAGGCTTTTAATCGTGATTTTGATGGCAATCTAGTTGCTGTTCCCAGTGGTTTTGGTGCTATTGACTTCATTCAAAAAGGCATGCACAAGGCTTGGGGACTCAAGCAGCTTCTTAACCACTGGGACTTGTCTGAAAATAATATCATGGCTTTCGGTGATGGAGACAATGATCTTGAGCTCCTGCAAATGGCTGGCCGCTCTTATGCTATGGAAAATGCCAGTCCAGCTATTTTACAAGTGGCAGACCAAATAGCACCGCACCATAAGAATCAAGGGGTCTTGACTATCTTAGAAGATTATTTAGGTTTATCTTAA
- a CDS encoding histidine phosphatase family protein, with the protein MKLYLMRHGETLFNTQKRVQGWCDSPLTENGIWQAEEAKQYFAKKGISFDAVYSSTQERATDTAKIVAPEYTVTQLKGIKEMNFGSFEAQPEHLLPKHRPGTRSFEDLLVPYGGEDIRQVGQRVLKTVIEKAEEHTKEGDENLLFVSHGAALWGLIIFMDLAFPEGVGFGNCNVCVYDYNQGQLELLQVIDPISGLEVTL; encoded by the coding sequence ATGAAGTTATATTTAATGCGACATGGTGAGACATTATTTAATACACAAAAGCGTGTTCAGGGATGGTGTGACTCTCCCCTGACTGAAAATGGGATCTGGCAGGCGGAAGAAGCTAAGCAGTACTTTGCTAAGAAAGGTATTTCTTTTGACGCTGTCTATTCATCTACGCAAGAGAGAGCAACTGACACGGCAAAGATTGTGGCGCCCGAGTATACTGTAACTCAGCTTAAAGGAATTAAAGAAATGAATTTTGGCTCTTTTGAGGCACAACCTGAGCACCTCTTGCCAAAACATCGACCTGGCACACGATCTTTCGAAGATCTTTTGGTTCCATATGGAGGGGAAGATATCCGTCAGGTTGGCCAGAGGGTTTTAAAGACTGTTATAGAGAAAGCAGAAGAGCATACTAAAGAGGGTGATGAGAATCTTCTATTTGTTAGTCATGGAGCGGCTTTATGGGGATTGATCATTTTCATGGACTTGGCCTTTCCTGAAGGAGTGGGCTTTGGAAATTGTAATGTTTGTGTTTATGATTATAACCAAGGTCAATTGGAGCTTCTTCAGGTGATTGATCCGATTTCTGGTTTAGAGGTAACATTATGA
- a CDS encoding histidine phosphatase family protein produces MKEFYLMRHGQTRFNVQHRLQGVCDAPLTEVGIEQAKKAGQYLAKQEPIFDHVFTSTSERASDTLEIVTGRTDYERLKGLKGQDFGAFEGQPEYLTPKTLPDGQGFGDYFVQFGGESTTQVRDRMELTIRAIMESVADGSKSLLVSHGPSILQFCRRVLNPAPDIRGLKNCCILHFTYDQGQFELVSVYNPVEEEYIFGGEE; encoded by the coding sequence ATGAAAGAATTTTATTTAATGAGGCATGGACAAACACGGTTTAATGTTCAGCATAGGCTTCAGGGGGTCTGCGATGCCCCTTTAACGGAAGTCGGGATCGAACAGGCTAAAAAGGCTGGTCAGTATCTAGCCAAGCAGGAGCCAATTTTTGATCATGTCTTTACGTCAACCTCTGAGAGAGCTAGTGATACCCTAGAAATTGTGACTGGACGAACAGACTATGAAAGACTTAAAGGTCTTAAGGGACAGGATTTTGGAGCTTTTGAGGGCCAGCCAGAGTATCTTACTCCTAAAACCTTACCTGATGGACAAGGCTTTGGTGATTACTTTGTTCAATTTGGTGGCGAGAGTACGACCCAGGTTCGGGATCGTATGGAGTTAACTATTAGGGCCATCATGGAGAGTGTGGCCGATGGTTCTAAGTCCTTGCTAGTTAGTCATGGACCATCTATTTTGCAGTTTTGTAGACGTGTTTTAAATCCCGCCCCAGATATTCGTGGTCTTAAAAATTGTTGCATCTTACATTTTACCTATGATCAAGGGCAATTTGAACTGGTTTCAGTATATAATCCTGTAGAAGAAGAGTATATCTTTGGAGGCGAAGAATGA
- a CDS encoding histidine phosphatase family protein, translating to MTRLYLMRHGQTLFNTLNRIQGWCDSPLTEKGRDQARQVRAYFEKHDMTFDQYYCTTTERASDTIELATGRTDYQRVKGLKEMHFGIFEGQPEYLHPKTPVVGHFGDHYAQFGGESQDQFVARVVASAKEIVDKHPDQSILAVSHAGALMTFLHAVEPERAFQSCPGNCAILVFDYDGSSFHFVKLIDPIADQELVEF from the coding sequence ATGACACGACTCTATTTAATGCGACATGGACAGACACTTTTTAACACACTCAATCGGATTCAAGGTTGGTGTGATTCTCCATTGACCGAAAAAGGTCGGGACCAAGCTCGTCAGGTCCGTGCTTATTTTGAAAAACATGATATGACTTTTGATCAGTATTATTGTACGACAACTGAAAGAGCTTCTGATACCATTGAATTGGCGACTGGGCGTACTGATTATCAACGTGTTAAGGGGCTAAAAGAAATGCATTTTGGTATTTTTGAAGGTCAGCCAGAGTATCTTCATCCCAAGACACCTGTTGTGGGGCATTTTGGTGACCACTATGCCCAGTTTGGTGGGGAAAGTCAGGATCAGTTCGTTGCGCGTGTTGTTGCGAGTGCTAAGGAGATAGTAGATAAGCATCCTGACCAATCTATTTTAGCTGTTAGTCACGCTGGAGCCTTGATGACTTTTCTTCATGCCGTTGAGCCAGAGCGGGCCTTTCAGTCTTGTCCAGGCAATTGTGCCATCTTAGTTTTTGATTACGATGGATCGAGCTTTCACTTTGTCAAGCTGATAGATCCAATAGCTGATCAAGAGTTGGTGGAATTTTAG
- a CDS encoding AI-2E family transporter translates to MKFTKNQFIWLAVLFFSCFLIYTYWETVVSICNTIYIASQPFLVGAGIAFVVNILMSFYEKLLVKFIPFGFIAKIKRPISLLSALATIGLVFTWVVFTVLPDLIDSINTLISQDRSAINNLINWLLKNKSLQKIIQDLGGVTQVRELINSYSAQLLQQIMNGLTSFLTSLTSLPSTLINLFISIVFSCYVLAGKEKLGNQVNRLVDVYLGRYGKTFHYVVAILNNRFRNFFVYQSIEACILGTLCYIGMRIFDFPYAATISILIGFSAMIPVVGAYIGVTIGTILIMTHSVTLALLFIAYVVILQQFEGNLIYPYVVGGSTGLPGIWVIFAITIGSALGGILGMLVSVPVAATLYQIVKDNVVRREEAKAANAIENND, encoded by the coding sequence ATGAAATTTACAAAAAATCAGTTCATTTGGTTGGCTGTCCTTTTTTTCAGCTGTTTCTTGATTTATACTTACTGGGAAACCGTTGTTTCAATTTGTAACACTATTTACATTGCCAGTCAGCCCTTCCTGGTTGGAGCAGGGATTGCCTTTGTGGTCAATATCCTGATGTCTTTTTATGAGAAGCTACTGGTCAAGTTTATTCCATTTGGTTTTATAGCTAAGATCAAGCGTCCTATTTCTTTGCTCTCGGCATTGGCGACCATTGGTTTGGTCTTTACTTGGGTAGTCTTCACTGTTCTTCCCGATTTGATTGACAGTATCAACACATTGATTAGTCAAGACCGTTCAGCTATTAATAATTTGATTAATTGGCTGCTTAAAAACAAGTCCTTGCAAAAAATTATTCAAGATCTTGGTGGTGTGACACAGGTTAGAGAGCTAATCAATAGCTACAGTGCTCAGTTGCTTCAACAAATCATGAATGGTTTGACAAGCTTCTTGACTTCGTTAACGAGTCTACCATCAACCTTGATTAATCTCTTTATTAGTATCGTCTTTTCTTGCTATGTTTTGGCTGGGAAAGAAAAACTTGGAAATCAGGTCAATCGTTTGGTAGATGTCTATTTAGGACGTTATGGTAAGACTTTCCACTATGTGGTTGCTATTCTCAATAATCGCTTCCGCAATTTCTTTGTTTATCAGTCGATTGAGGCTTGTATCTTGGGAACCTTGTGTTATATTGGGATGCGTATCTTTGATTTTCCATACGCCGCGACTATTTCTATCCTGATTGGCTTTTCAGCTATGATACCAGTTGTGGGGGCCTATATCGGTGTGACAATTGGTACCATCTTGATTATGACACACTCTGTGACCTTGGCACTTTTGTTTATTGCCTACGTGGTTATTTTGCAGCAGTTTGAAGGAAATCTCATCTATCCTTATGTGGTTGGTGGCTCTACCGGACTTCCTGGTATTTGGGTTATCTTCGCTATCACCATAGGTTCTGCTTTGGGTGGTATCTTGGGCATGTTGGTTTCTGTGCCAGTAGCCGCCACCCTTTATCAGATTGTTAAAGATAATGTTGTTAGGCGAGAAGAGGCCAAAGCAGCAAATGCTATTGAAAATAATGATTAA
- a CDS encoding glycoside hydrolase family 1 protein — MTYTFPKEFLWGGATAANQFEGAYNLDGKGLSVQDVTPKGGVPLEPGSLNPLITDQPTADNLKLEGIDFYHRYKEDIALFAEMGFKVFRMSIAWSRIFPNGDDAEPNEAGLAFYDKVFDELAKYGIEPLVTLSHYETPLNLAREYNGWTNRKLIGFYENYVRTVFTRYKDKVKYWLTFNEVNSVLHAPFMSGGIATPMEELSKQDLYQAVHHELVASASATKIGHDINPDFKIGCMVLAMPAYGMTANPLDQLAVHEFENQNYLFSDIHARGKYPNYIKRYFKDNGIEIQFSPGDEEILKNTVDFISFSYYMSVATAHNPEDYTIGKGNIMGGVENPYLEKSEWGWAIDPIGLRLVLNDFYDRYQLPLFIVENGLGAKDVLVDGPDGPIVEDDYRIDYLQKHLIQVGEALQDGVELWGYTTWGPIDLVSASTAELSKRYGFIYVDRNDDGSGSLARYKKKSFAWYKSVIESNGEALYK; from the coding sequence ATGACTTACACATTTCCAAAAGAATTTCTCTGGGGTGGTGCAACAGCTGCCAACCAATTTGAAGGTGCTTATAACTTAGATGGCAAAGGTTTGTCTGTACAGGATGTGACGCCAAAGGGTGGTGTTCCACTTGAACCTGGGTCTTTGAATCCTTTGATTACAGATCAACCAACAGCAGATAATCTAAAGCTAGAAGGTATAGATTTCTATCACCGTTATAAAGAGGACATAGCACTTTTTGCAGAGATGGGCTTCAAGGTCTTTCGTATGTCAATTGCATGGTCTCGTATTTTCCCAAATGGTGATGATGCTGAGCCAAATGAAGCTGGCCTAGCCTTCTATGATAAAGTCTTTGATGAATTGGCTAAGTATGGCATCGAACCACTTGTAACCTTGTCTCACTATGAAACACCCCTCAACTTGGCGCGTGAATACAATGGATGGACTAATCGTAAATTAATTGGTTTTTATGAAAACTATGTCCGTACCGTCTTCACACGTTATAAAGATAAGGTCAAATATTGGTTGACCTTTAATGAAGTGAACTCTGTTCTACATGCACCTTTCATGTCAGGTGGTATTGCGACACCTATGGAAGAGCTCTCTAAACAGGATCTTTACCAAGCAGTCCACCATGAATTAGTCGCATCAGCTTCAGCAACCAAGATCGGACATGACATCAACCCTGATTTTAAGATTGGTTGTATGGTTCTTGCCATGCCTGCCTATGGGATGACAGCTAATCCTTTGGATCAGTTGGCTGTTCACGAGTTTGAAAATCAAAACTATCTCTTCTCAGATATCCATGCGCGTGGGAAATATCCAAACTATATTAAACGCTATTTCAAAGACAATGGTATTGAAATACAATTTTCTCCTGGTGATGAAGAAATCTTGAAGAATACCGTTGATTTCATTTCATTCTCTTATTATATGTCTGTGGCAACCGCACATAATCCAGAAGACTATACGATTGGTAAAGGAAATATTATGGGTGGTGTTGAAAATCCCTACCTTGAGAAATCTGAGTGGGGTTGGGCAATTGACCCAATCGGTCTTCGTCTAGTTTTGAATGATTTCTATGATCGTTATCAATTGCCATTGTTTATTGTCGAAAATGGTTTGGGTGCCAAGGATGTCCTTGTTGACGGTCCTGATGGTCCAATAGTTGAAGATGATTATCGTATTGATTATCTTCAAAAACACTTGATTCAAGTAGGTGAAGCTCTTCAAGATGGTGTGGAGCTTTGGGGCTATACGACTTGGGGACCAATTGATTTGGTCTCAGCTTCAACGGCTGAACTCAGTAAGCGTTATGGCTTCATCTACGTTGATCGTAATGATGATGGTAGTGGTAGCTTGGCTCGTTATAAGAAGAAATCATTTGCTTGGTATAAGTCTGTTATCGAAAGTAATGGTGAAGCTCTTTACAAATAG
- a CDS encoding phasin family protein, translated as MNDLKKVLLAGIGLTAMTVDKADSFVKELVEKGRLTVEEGKELEQELKRQSKEEAQEFLNKLDAKKSSIEYATKDDVKRLEEKLDALLSQNK; from the coding sequence ATGAATGATTTGAAAAAAGTTCTCTTAGCTGGTATTGGCTTGACTGCTATGACAGTTGATAAAGCTGATAGTTTTGTCAAAGAGTTAGTTGAAAAGGGGCGTTTGACTGTTGAAGAAGGTAAGGAACTAGAACAAGAGCTCAAACGTCAAAGTAAGGAAGAAGCTCAAGAATTTTTGAATAAACTTGATGCTAAGAAATCTTCAATTGAGTATGCGACTAAGGATGATGTGAAACGTCTTGAAGAAAAACTTGACGCTTTGCTCAGTCAAAATAAATAA
- a CDS encoding ABC1 kinase family protein → MASKRLRHVLKVFSSVGLLSYREKHLPQDQQTTPVKLRQAFEQLGPSFVKIGQILSTRSDLLPEAYIRELSKLQSSVPPLNKEEVMTAIRRELPSGLSDSFLDFSEEPLASGSVAQTHRARLLSGQEVIVKIQRPGIDEVVKEDIQLLIKLARHIPKHFIPMVDVQEVLENLRETLIKELDFRNEAEAMKRFKANNRAVACLGVPEVYDSFTTPHLIVEEYIDGIPLNDYSQLIEAGYDLEDVGKKLMLSFIKQVFKDGYFHGDPHPGNLLVRDGKIYFIDFGIMGELEVGMRASLNDILYSFTAQDVDGMTKAILSVTQFDNGLNRAVLSQDVEQMLGRYSGVDLGSLSMTDLLEDLLAIFQKNHLKASSQITILEKASLQIEGIFRELAPNMDLMTLAKDYFLENMGPDMLRQAPNKESILIELFYLIRNGKNIPRRLHQLLEQILNGRIVVNHDFINFSGRIKVFEKVLNNLVLALLTLGFLLSGALLANKSGFENLAWLFHGLGTFLALITVVRIIFKKKG, encoded by the coding sequence ATGGCAAGTAAACGATTGAGACATGTGTTGAAGGTTTTCTCGTCAGTTGGTCTCCTTTCTTATCGTGAAAAACACCTTCCTCAAGACCAACAGACAACACCTGTCAAGCTACGCCAAGCCTTTGAGCAATTGGGGCCTAGTTTTGTTAAAATTGGTCAAATCCTATCCACGCGCTCTGACCTTTTGCCAGAGGCCTATATCAGAGAATTATCAAAACTCCAGAGCTCAGTTCCTCCCTTGAATAAAGAGGAAGTCATGACGGCCATTAGGCGAGAATTACCTAGTGGGCTTTCTGACAGTTTCCTTGATTTCTCGGAAGAGCCCTTGGCTTCTGGTTCTGTAGCTCAGACCCATAGGGCTAGATTGTTATCTGGTCAGGAAGTGATTGTAAAAATTCAGCGACCTGGTATTGATGAGGTCGTTAAGGAAGATATTCAGCTTCTCATTAAGCTTGCACGCCATATTCCAAAGCATTTTATACCTATGGTCGATGTTCAGGAGGTTTTGGAAAATCTGCGAGAAACCCTAATTAAGGAACTTGATTTCAGAAATGAAGCAGAGGCCATGAAGCGTTTTAAGGCAAATAACAGGGCTGTTGCTTGTCTAGGTGTCCCGGAGGTCTATGATTCCTTTACGACGCCACACCTCATAGTCGAAGAGTACATCGATGGGATTCCACTTAATGACTACAGCCAACTGATTGAGGCTGGCTATGACCTGGAAGATGTGGGCAAGAAACTCATGTTGTCATTTATCAAGCAGGTTTTCAAAGACGGCTATTTTCATGGTGATCCTCATCCTGGAAATCTCTTGGTACGTGATGGTAAGATTTATTTCATTGACTTTGGGATTATGGGAGAGTTGGAAGTTGGGATGCGTGCGTCCTTAAATGACATCCTATATAGTTTTACTGCTCAGGATGTTGACGGCATGACTAAGGCTATCTTGTCAGTTACCCAGTTTGATAATGGTCTAAACCGTGCGGTCCTAAGTCAGGATGTAGAGCAGATGCTGGGGCGTTATTCTGGTGTTGACTTGGGAAGTCTATCCATGACAGATTTACTAGAGGATTTACTGGCTATTTTCCAGAAGAATCATCTTAAAGCCTCGTCTCAAATTACCATTTTGGAGAAGGCTTCGCTTCAAATTGAAGGTATTTTCCGAGAGTTGGCCCCAAATATGGATTTGATGACTTTGGCCAAGGATTATTTCCTAGAAAATATGGGCCCTGACATGCTTAGGCAGGCCCCGAATAAAGAGAGTATCTTGATTGAACTCTTTTATCTGATTCGCAATGGAAAAAATATTCCGCGTCGCCTACATCAGCTCTTAGAGCAGATTTTAAACGGACGAATTGTGGTAAACCATGATTTTATCAACTTTTCAGGTCGAATTAAAGTCTTTGAGAAAGTTTTAAATAATCTGGTTTTAGCCTTGTTGACATTGGGATTTCTACTTTCCGGTGCCCTTTTGGCCAATAAATCAGGTTTTGAAAATCTTGCCTGGCTATTTCATGGACTTGGAACTTTTCTAGCTTTGATCACGGTAGTGCGTATAATATTTAAGAAAAAAGGATGA
- a CDS encoding SGNH/GDSL hydrolase family protein, which produces MIETTRPELVAYQEERLDKFVNENQKLDKGQIVFAGDSITEFFALKKYLGREVPLVNRGIAGTDSVWLLEHLKEQVLDLEPSKLVLLIGINDIGRGYPIRDIVNRISDIIMTVRQESLFTEVYLLSVFPVSENSQYASKVKIRNNATVRELNQQLAVLPGVTYVDLYDYLTDAQGQLNDTYTTDGLHLSPQGYQVLAEPIKKEILE; this is translated from the coding sequence ATGATTGAAACAACTAGGCCCGAGCTTGTGGCCTATCAAGAAGAGCGTTTAGACAAATTTGTGAATGAAAATCAGAAGTTAGACAAAGGCCAAATTGTTTTTGCAGGGGACTCCATCACGGAGTTTTTTGCATTGAAAAAATATTTGGGTCGAGAGGTCCCCTTGGTAAACCGTGGGATTGCTGGAACAGACTCGGTTTGGCTTTTAGAACACCTTAAAGAGCAAGTTTTAGATTTGGAACCCAGTAAATTGGTACTCTTGATTGGTATTAACGACATCGGAAGGGGCTACCCCATTCGAGATATTGTCAATCGTATTTCCGATATTATCATGACAGTTCGTCAGGAATCCCTCTTTACTGAGGTCTATTTGCTGAGTGTTTTTCCGGTTAGTGAAAATTCACAATATGCTTCTAAGGTTAAGATTCGAAATAATGCGACTGTCCGTGAACTTAATCAACAATTAGCTGTTCTCCCTGGTGTGACCTATGTTGATCTTTATGATTACCTGACAGATGCCCAAGGACAGTTAAATGACACTTACACAACGGATGGTTTACACTTGAGTCCACAAGGTTATCAAGTCCTAGCAGAACCAATCAAGAAGGAGATTTTAGAATGA
- a CDS encoding patatin-like phospholipase family protein, translating into MKVGLVLEGGGMRGLYTAGVLDAFLEAGIKVDGVVSVSAGALFGVNYLSNQPKRALRYNKRFMGDRRYMSFWSWLTTGNFVNKEFSYYKVPMELDVFDQEAFADSGVPFYVVTTDIETGKPDYIKIDHVFEQMEALRASSALPLVSEIVEYKGKRYMDGGLSDSLPIDFMENLGFDKLIVVLTRPKGYRKEPSKTSKRIYKLFYRKYPEFVQVASNRHIHYNKSIEKIEALEKTGNLYAIRPEHALEVGRLEKDPEKFEAIYQEGLEQMRNEMSHLKTFLGDN; encoded by the coding sequence ATGAAGGTAGGTTTAGTCCTTGAAGGCGGAGGCATGCGTGGCTTATACACTGCTGGTGTTTTAGATGCCTTTTTAGAAGCTGGAATCAAAGTAGACGGTGTTGTATCAGTATCAGCTGGAGCGCTTTTTGGTGTTAATTACCTTTCTAACCAGCCCAAAAGAGCCCTTCGCTACAACAAACGATTCATGGGAGACCGTCGCTACATGAGTTTCTGGTCATGGCTGACGACCGGTAACTTCGTTAATAAGGAGTTCTCCTATTATAAGGTTCCAATGGAGTTAGACGTTTTTGATCAGGAGGCCTTTGCTGATTCGGGCGTTCCCTTCTATGTGGTTACTACAGATATTGAGACCGGCAAACCAGACTATATCAAGATTGATCATGTCTTTGAGCAAATGGAAGCCCTTCGTGCAAGTTCCGCCCTGCCTTTGGTTTCTGAAATTGTCGAGTACAAGGGTAAACGCTATATGGATGGTGGACTGTCTGATAGTCTTCCCATTGATTTTATGGAGAATTTGGGCTTTGACAAACTTATTGTCGTTCTGACGCGTCCTAAGGGTTATCGTAAAGAGCCATCTAAAACGAGTAAGCGAATCTACAAGCTCTTTTACCGCAAATATCCTGAATTTGTCCAAGTAGCATCAAATCGCCATATCCACTACAATAAGAGTATTGAAAAGATTGAGGCTTTGGAAAAAACTGGCAATCTTTATGCCATTCGTCCAGAGCATGCGCTTGAAGTTGGTCGATTGGAGAAGGATCCTGAAAAATTTGAGGCCATCTATCAAGAGGGATTGGAACAAATGCGAAATGAGATGTCTCATCTCAAAACATTTCTTGGAGACAACTAA